ccctcctcctatttataccccatgagcccccctatggagccttgggttttgattagataaagtttagccatctagTGTTGCAATGGTGGCAACCTGCAGAAATCCAGTAGAAACCGGGCATACAGCGCCGCACAATGGAGCCAACCACGGCCAATCCTAAGCCAACTAGTGTTGCAATGGTGGCAACAACTGTCTGACCGGAGCCAACCACGGCCAATCCTAAGCCATCGTAGCGTACTGGGTACCCGCGAATGATAGCTCGTACACTGACATCGATTGGGCCTTGGCGCACGGGCGGGCGCGCTCCACCGGTCGGTGAGGCGTGACGCTGCCCCGCACGCGCGGCACCGGCCGGAGCCTCAAGGGCGAGTGGGCCGCCTCGCCCATCCGTGCCCTGAGCCGCAATGGCGAGGGGGCCGCCTCGCCCATCCGCGCCCTGAGCAATGGCGAGCGGGCCGCCAGCCGCCGCTGCTAGGCCGCGGAGCTGGCCGCAAACCCTAGCCACTATAGCTACGGTTGCAAGCAGGCCGACAATGGGGGCATAGTCTCCATAGCCTGGGAGCAGGCCACCGAGCAACGATGCCGCCAATGACTGTCGGTGCCGGCGCTTGGGGCGGATTTGGCGCATCCCCGATGTGGAGGAGCTCAAAAGCAGCAACAAGCTCATCTTCGGCCGGCATTGCTTCCATTCCGAGCTTGAGGTGAGCAATGGTGAGAGGAATGGGAGATTTGAGCTAGGTATTTAGGGATTTCGGTGTGGGGAAGAGAGAGTGGAAGCATGGCAgtgaaggaaggagaaggggagtGACAGTGAATAATACAAGAGAGAGGAGTCGGAGATGAGGAATAGAAAGTAAAAGTAAAAACTTTCACTTCATAACCATGTGTTGTCGCGGGCGGGGAAGCAGGGGATAGAtgctatcagtggcggtcaggAAAGcaaggcccgccactgataagAAAAGGAATTTTTGATGCAGAAATTGATCAGTAGGAAATTATGTGTACAAGTTCAATGCTATTTGGAATGAAACTTTTTCTAGACTATTTTGCGTGATACTTGGGTCATGTGTAcaaatttcagaatttatcGATGCAGGAAACTATATTTCGTAcatgttttgaattaatcAAGATTTCGgtagaaaattcaaaaatgGTTGCTACACTCGTCAAATGCACTTTTACCAGTGGTATGAAAGTTTCATTTGATTGATTGAAAGGTGATGGAAGTTACATACATGACAAAATTCATGATTTGAGACTTGTGAGGCATGTTTTTGAGACTTTTTAGGTTTATTGATTTTGGAAAAATAACAATAATATGAAGAAATGagcaaaaaaatctgaaaacttgCATGTATTCATTGTTTGGCATGTTTTGCTCTCATGCAAATTTTCAGGTCTTTTTGAATATGTATGAACATAACTTGTGTTCAAAGTAGCACATCTCTCTGAGATGTTTTAGAAACACTCACCTGATTCTTCGGGATCCAGTtacattttcaaattttcattttataactTTATCCAAATAACTTCAAATTTGATACACTTCCTCCATTTGGATAGTATTTATGAgaactaaaataaaatttgagttttcggtttaatattatttttaaacatTTTGAAATTCAATTAAAAAGAACCAAATTTGAATAGAGAGACCTAAATTCTTCGTTAAATGATATGAAATTTGGCATggagtagggtaatttatgtgcTGATTTATGATGTAAAACGAAAATGAACATGCCAAAAGgtatgaaattttgaaaacGGTCGAATTTGTTTGAAAATTATTTCAAAATCAACTTGCTCTGAATGATTTGAAAATTGGCAGATGGCAATAACTTTGTTAGTAGACGCCATATTTGCATTCACATTTCAATTTTCATGTCAAGGTGTGGTTTTAAGAGGCGGTTTAAGTGTGATTTTGAGAAATTTAAAATGTGCTTTTGAGCAAGTTAACTTTGTCAAAATGTTTTGAAATTTCGGCTGTGCTGATAACTTTGCGACGAGATTCCATTTTTTCATTCACTTTTAACTTTAGAGAATGTCGAGTTTTGGAGGGTTGCTACACAATGGGTCATTTTGGTAGGCTTGAGCCCCATTTTTTACCTCACTTCACTTGCAACTAGTGTGCTTGAGTGGCTGAGCAGATGAAGTTACTTTACAGCGAATACCAACAACCATGAATATCAACAAACATGAATAACAACAAATCTGAATGTTTACACACACAAGATTGACCTACAAATGGTCCAAATGGTTCTCGTACAAATACACATAGCTCACACAAATGGTTCTCATACAAATCTGGTACAAATTACATCTGCCGCACATCTTTAGAATAAAGTTTTGATGCTACTCTCTTCCTTTTAAGGGTCCTTTTGATGGGAGACTTTTTACTGGCTAGCCTTTTCACCCTCTTCACCTTTTGTGCAGCAACTTCAACTTCAGCTTCAACTTCAACTTCATCATCAACTTCAACTTCAGTACCAGCTTCAACATCAACATTTTCAGCAGCAATTTCAGCTTCAACATCAACATTTTCAGCAGCAACATCAGCATTTGGAGCTGTCCATTCTTCAGCTACCCAAGGCTGATAATGTCCATCCTTCAGCATTTTCAGTTGGGGCTGAAGCTTCAGCATTTTCAACTGGGGTTacactcttcttctttcttccacGAGCCCTGCAAAATTAGAATGTCAGAAATCAAAACATTACAATAGGAAATTTACATAGTTAAATGGACAAAAACTTGCCCCTTAGGTTTCGGTGGAGTCAGAATACAGAAAGGAGAACCAGCACGATGTCCAGGTTCTAGACAACTCTTGTATTTCTCTAGATGAGGGGCATCTTCATCCCAGGTTTCAGCTCCCTCTGCAGTCTTATTTTTTCCACGACCCTTGGTAAATATGTCAAAATCATTtgaatctattatatactaaaagcaatatgaggggtaccgagGGGAGGCTCTACGTTGATCCACGTCATCACGATTATTGCAGCCGATTGATCTGAGATCTAAGAACCATAGAAAGACACAAAAAAACGATTAACCTTTCCTTCAAACACGCTGATTGGCACCTTACCGATACGTGCACGTCTTCCAAAACAAATCAGAACCAGTCACGACGTCTCCGTGTCCTTCAAAAAATCTCCCTGATCGATGGGGCCTGCTCTATCCCATATACGCTGTCGCATAGCCTCCGTCCCCTACCTCTCGTCGTCTTCCCCGTTCTAAACAACAGCAGTAGTATATACATGATCCTGGAAAACTGACTGCTCCTAGTCTGCACTAACGCTAAAACTTGAAGTCAGATTTTTCCATGCCCGACGTCGAATCGATCCCAACAAAACAGTACCACATATAATGAAGATTAGTATAACTAAATTTATAGCGCCGCGTTGATTCACATTACCCCAATTAATTTGCCCGTTAGAATATCTGAGATCTAAGAGCCATAGAAAGATGTTGAAAACGTTTAACCTTTTCCTTTCAGACACATGATTGGCACCTTACCGATACGTGTACATGTTACGTTCGAAGACAAACGATGTGCGTGACTGCTAGAGGAAACCGAGTCCAAACCCAAAACAaggtaattaaaaaaatttgcCTTTATACATTTTTGGCACATACGTGCGTTCTCGGCAGAACAGAGATCAGCACGTAATCGATTAGCACCACACATGCCGTCCCTCATAGATTCGGCAGCGTGAGCTACTCCCTGTATCAGACTCCATCGATCATAAAATATGGATTTATATAGTAAGAGCAATATAAGGGGTACTGAGGAGAAGCTCCACACCGATCCACCATCCTAAAATCTAATGGGCAATATATGTCTGATGGGTTATAAACAAAACACCAAAAATGTTTGGGCCCATATAGGCCCAAGCACAATGAGGGGTACTAATTGAATACACcgcgttgatccacatcatttGAATTATTTAAACTGTTAGATCTTACATTTAACGTTTAAGATTAATGAGCAAGTATGCTGATGGGATAAGAACGATATACTAAAAGTAATATGAGGCACACTGAGGAGAGGTTCCACACCGATCCACACCATCATAAAATCTAATGAGTAGGATATGTCTGATGGGCTAGAATTGAAACACCAAACAGGTTTGGGCCATATGGCCCAAGCATAATGAGGGGTGCTAAGTGTAGACATCGCGCTGATTCACATCATCTGAATTATTTAAACTGTCAAATCTTATATTTAACGGTTAAGATTTAATGAGCAGGTATGCTGATTCTAAGAAGGAAACACCAAAGAGGTTTGGGGGCCCATATAGCCCTAATATGTTGTATaagacaaacaaaaattatggtgCCATTAGACGACAAATATGTTACAACATGAAAATTTTGTTTGTGGCAAGTGGGGGCCCAAGTGTTTTATCCCCGCCACGTCATCATCCTAGATAGGGAAACGGGTTTACAAGAAAAAACCCGCTGCGATTAGCTAGAATTGTAAGGTCAAGGTTCCAAATTTAGCGATTAAGAAGATGAGGTTGTCTCCAGACTTCCTCTACAAGTTTGAGGTTTGAAACatactttttcttttatatatgtgtagaatttcaagtccaaattCAATTgcgtttggtagcagcgaaaagTAATAATTCGACATGAATAGTGGTCCTTCACTGTTTAACACTATTCATTTCTATACTTCTCAGTTTATTGTTCCAATTGcatttgattttcaacttgaaattttgcacattTGTACAACATCACACcgccaacatatggtatttttgtaaGAATGTTTTTAAACttttatatatacatatgtttttttatagAGTTTGCATATTTTGCACTGAAGagtggttttcaccagatacgcCGCCATTAAATACTCCATCTGGTCCAAATTAATTTTCGTAggttttgtaaaaaaaattctagatatgttacatgcatgtatctaaatgcGTTTCAGTGTGTAGCTTCGATCATTTTGGAAAAGAACCGTGATAACTAATTTGGATCAACAGAAGCACAACAATATAAATATCTATGAATTAGAATATTAAGGACATATAAAGATGTTTCCCGCGCAATTGCGCGGGACACCATGCTAGTTGGGACAACAATATAAAAGCAAAGTGAAATGGACATAAACTTGCCTTCTAGGTTTTGGTGGAGTGAAAACGCAGAGAGGGGACTTCACACGATGTCCTATTTCTAAACATTTCTTGCATCTGTGCTTGATGCTTATGGCTGTCTTTGTTTTCAgtctctcttcctctttttccttctcttctttctcatTGTCCCCTTTGCCTCCTTTCATTGTACTTTCGTCCCAGGTTTACCACCACGCTCAAAGAAATTTTTGAAACGTTTCTGTTTAGGCCTGCCAGCTTTTCTAGTTATGTTTGGGGCATGCATATCAACTCCTAGTTCCACCTCAGGCCATTGTGATGCATCTGTAAATGGCGGCACAATTCCTGCATATGCTGCTTTAAACCTGGCCACTGAGTAATATTCATGCAGAAAATCCCACATCATCAACTGATCTCTCGCTGCCAACACAACAATAGCATGCTCACAAGGTTTCACTGTTGCTTGCCACTCAAGACAGGAGCACTCCTGTAAATCAATCTGCACCACATGCCTCCTCGTGTTCGTTTTATTCATAACCTCAGCCTAGTTAGTTGAGGCATTCACAACATGGTAGTGTCCAAGTCCTCTACTCTTGCATACAAGCTGTTGAACGACTGTTGGTAGCTTGTAATGATGCAATTTATCACCTATTTGTCTGCTGATATTGAAAAGATTTATTATTCTTGTCCTGATGTTGTCAACTAACTCATGAACAGGCAGGTCCTTCAGATCTCTTATCCAACTCTTAAAACTTTCTGCCAAGTGGTTGTTGATATGATCAACTTTGATATCTGTATTGAAGACACTTCTGTACCGCAACAAAGAACGGTAGGTCTTCAGATATACACGAAATTCAGGACAACCCCCCTTAGAGACTGACAACATCTTATCCATATGGTACTTGAAAGTGTCCTGCCTATAGGCTCTTGCTGCTGGCCACATTCTTCCAAACACTTTTCCCTGAAACATTTTAACCAAATTGAACCACAAATGGACGAAGCACTCCCTCCGCTTTGCATGTGGAAACACAGTTTTCACTGCATTCTCAAGACCTTTAGAAGCATCAGTGCATATTGCCAAAGGATTCATATGTCCTAGTGAGATATACAACTGAGTCATGAACCAAGTCCAATTAGCCTCTGTCTCAGACTGAAACAAGCCCATGGCAACTGGAAACATCCAATTGTTGCCATCTATAGCAATGGCCGCAGCCAACTGCCCATTCCATTTCTCATTCAATGCAGTGGAGTCTATGCTCAAGTATGGACGGCACTCTGCTTTAAAACCATCTAGACAAGGCTTCATGGCCATGAAGAACCTAGAAAAGAATACCTTTCCATCATCTTGTACATAGGTGTCTATCTCACATACACTGCCAGGTGACCTCAATTGCAATTCGGCTCTAAAGTTGTACAACATTCTGAATGTATTGCCCCAGTCACCAAACAGCTCCTTCATGACTCTTTGTTTCTCTTTCCACACAGTGCTATAGCTCATTGTGCATTTGTAATCTCTTTCCAAATCGTCTTGAAGTGTTTTTGCAGTTGTGTATGGTTTTTTCCTCAAAATGGGCTTAGCCTTTTCTGCAACCCGACTTGAGaagtcattttttttaactttccTCGAGGATGACATACACGTGTGTTTGTGTGGCATCCGATTGACCCTGATGAGCTTCCCATCTGGTTGCCTTCTCGCAGACATATATCATCGACAAGGAAACATATTGCCATCCTTACCCCTGCATTTCGCAGTGAACCTGTTCTTGTCAGTCCATGCAGTCCTACCTTGAAATTCTTTCTTCAGAGCATAAGATCTGAAAGCCATCTTCAATTCCTCCATACTAGACCAAAACGTGCCAACTGATATATCAGGATTATCTTCGTCATGCACCGCACGCATCTCTTCATCATGTATGTCATCTATTACATCTCCCCCTTCTTCAAACATCCTGGCAACTTCATCTTCGTCAGCACCACGTTGCTCTAGGGGCACACGCAGTtgaggagggggcggcggcaaagtttcttcttcatcagcCGATGGAATGCCAAGAAGTTTGGCCCATTTTCTCTCGCAGAAAATTTGTGGAGCAAAATCTGTTGGCTCATCAATATCTACTTGACTATAATCAATAGATGGCCCATTTGTACTGTTCGGACCGAAATCAGCAACATTCCTAACAGGATGACTCTCAGCAAGAAATGCTGCGGCAAGGAGGGCATCTGCAGCTTGCGACCGAACAAATCCTACAGGTGAGTCTTCGCTGCCATCAATTAGCTCCGCATAAATTGTTTTTTCAGGATCCCCGTCTACTCTCCGACCATGTACGATCGCTTCAACAAGCTGCGGTACTATCGTGATTCTCCGATATTTCTGCCCCCTCTGCCTCTCCACATAGCTACATAATTCCACCTCTTGCCTTGAGCCCCAAAACACCTTCTACCCAACTCCCGTATGAAATCTTGAACACTGATGCCATCCACCTTGATTCTCAACTCAACGTGCATATTCCTCGAAATCACCTTCACAGTGCCGTCGTCTAGCTTGGCAATGCACGGACGAAACCTCAGTATCACTGGCTCCTGGCCGTCGCGGGGTCGTTCATCCCTACCGGAGCCAAATCAATTTCCTCCCCATGCAACCAAAAATGCCCGAAAGAAATCAAATCGGCGAGAATTGAATGAATTTACTGCATCAGAGAAATAAAGTTACTCAGTACGAGCTTCCTCGGGTGACTCCATCTCTCAAATCAAGGTAGAATCCAGCCCCCCAGACAAACCCTAGAAAAGGGGAACGAATGAAATCAGCGAAATTGGACTCGAttaaatccaaaaaaaaatggaatagATCATGCTCGTGGGCTGGGGGTATCGGATCTTCTCTTGCCCACGGCAATGCCGCTCCCGAATGGACCGCTGCCGGCATCTTCCAGAATaactgcgccgccgcctttgGGACTGTCGTGGCGGGCTCGAGCTCTGCGACGAGGAAGAAAACAGAGGAAGAATGGCGTCTTGTGCAACTAGTTCATGACCCGCATGTCAGCATATGGCACGTTGCAAGTTCTCGTGGGACCCACTGCTATCTAACCAAACTCTAATTACAACGGTctgttgatgatgatgttaAGAACTGGCCCACGGGAAATATTGCACTTACCACCCTGGCGGTGTAATTTGTCAATTGGACGCATGACGAACGGTTTTATACGCGCAACTCAAACCATTCTGCCAACTTCAGGTTTCTATGCTTTTTAACGGTTTAGAAAATCCATCGGCCCGAGTTAAACCCATGCACTGTCGTTGGAGAAAGCAATGTGCAGCACCCAGGTCGGCCAGGATGGAAAGCGATAAAAGATGGCGATTCAGTGAACCTCGCCGTTCTCGA
This is a stretch of genomic DNA from Brachypodium distachyon strain Bd21 chromosome 1, Brachypodium_distachyon_v3.0, whole genome shotgun sequence. It encodes these proteins:
- the LOC104582142 gene encoding uncharacterized protein LOC104582142 — protein: MSYSTVWKEKQRVMKELFGDWGNTFRMLYNFRAELQLRSPGSVCEIDTYVQDDGKVFFSRFFMAMKPCLDGFKAECRPYLSIDSTALNEKWNGQLAAAIAIDGNNWMFPVAMGLFQSETEANWTWFMTQLYISLGHMNPLAICTDASKGLENAVKTVFPHAKRRECFVHLWFNLVKMFQGKVFGRMWPAARAYRQDTFKYHMDKMLSVSKGGCPEFRVYLKTYRSLLRYRSVFNTDIKVDHINNHLAESFKSWIRDLKDLPVHELVDNIRTRIINLFNISRQIGDKLHHYKLPTVVQQLVCKSRGLGHYHVVNASTN